A region of Verrucomicrobiota bacterium DNA encodes the following proteins:
- a CDS encoding EscU/YscU/HrcU family type III secretion system export apparatus switch protein, which produces MADQGEKTEKPTGRRISEAWSKGQFPRTIEIQTVFVLGSGLLVLSLMGGQIMRVLSTSMVETLGQLGRLTVTINSIGSYFNAFLKWLAACSLPVMFAALVAAVVAGGLQSRFRLSLNRAEFGWNRINPFMNVQQLFQPLPSAMRTLVGLLKFLLILGLTIVVIKRLLEHPLFYSTTSFGEITQFMTESIRSISARVVIGLALIAAADYGYQYWKHQKDLMMTKEEVKEEAKNSEGSPLVKGEIRKRRLAILRQNWIREIPRADVVVTNPTHLAVALRYDRKTMRAPKIVAKGARLNALRIREIAQQFQIPIVENKPVAQLLFKHCKVGQEVPPQVYTAVAEILAYVYKTNRFRYYMEGQRV; this is translated from the coding sequence ATGGCCGACCAAGGCGAGAAGACAGAGAAACCGACAGGCAGGCGGATCTCCGAGGCTTGGTCCAAAGGCCAGTTTCCCAGGACAATCGAGATTCAAACCGTATTTGTCCTCGGATCGGGGCTTTTGGTCCTCAGCCTGATGGGCGGGCAGATCATGCGGGTGTTGTCCACATCGATGGTTGAGACGCTGGGGCAGTTGGGCCGATTGACTGTCACCATCAACTCAATTGGGAGCTACTTCAACGCTTTCTTGAAATGGCTGGCCGCATGCTCCCTTCCGGTCATGTTCGCAGCTCTCGTCGCGGCGGTCGTGGCGGGCGGGCTGCAGAGCCGCTTTCGCCTTTCGCTGAACCGCGCGGAATTCGGTTGGAACCGCATCAATCCGTTCATGAACGTGCAGCAGTTGTTCCAACCGCTGCCCTCCGCCATGCGGACTCTGGTCGGATTGCTGAAGTTCCTGCTCATCCTGGGATTGACCATCGTGGTGATCAAACGGCTGCTCGAACACCCGCTCTTCTATTCGACCACCAGCTTTGGGGAAATCACGCAATTCATGACCGAATCCATCCGTTCCATCAGCGCCCGTGTGGTTATAGGCCTGGCGCTGATCGCCGCGGCCGATTACGGCTACCAGTATTGGAAGCATCAGAAAGACCTGATGATGACCAAGGAGGAAGTGAAGGAAGAAGCCAAGAACTCGGAAGGCAGCCCGCTGGTGAAAGGTGAGATCCGGAAGCGCCGGTTGGCCATCCTCCGGCAGAACTGGATTCGCGAGATTCCGCGCGCCGACGTTGTGGTCACCAATCCCACCCACCTGGCAGTGGCGTTGCGGTACGACCGAAAGACGATGCGCGCGCCGAAGATCGTCGCCAAAGGAGCCCGGCTCAATGCGCTGCGCATTCGCGAAATCGCGCAACAATTTCAGATCCCGATTGTCGAGAACAAGCCGGTGGCACAGTTGTTGTTCAAGCACTGCAAGGTCGGCCAGGAAGTGCCTCCGCAGGTCTATACCGCGGTGGCCGAGATTCTGGCCTACGTTTATAAGACCAACCGGTTCCGCTACTACATGGAAGGCCAGAGAGTCTGA
- the fliR gene encoding flagellar biosynthetic protein FliR gives MAGFFTWLLVFVRAGALFLIFPLFSGTNVPARVRVALAAILALLVAPGVANPVDPANLQLLQLVVLFLGEITLGLFMGYICRFVFYAVQLAGHFISTEIGLQTSTVITPTDSVPVDVPAAVLNLLAMMLFLSLDMHHIMIMAFQQTYAILPIGGGRLSDALFDNVTLRIGKIFILAVLIAAPLMAIGFLVSVVLMMLGRAVPQMNIFFESFTIRLLAGMVVFGFTLNLTAQHVANFLRKVPQDIFEVGRLVGG, from the coding sequence ATGGCAGGCTTCTTCACATGGCTCTTGGTCTTTGTAAGGGCCGGGGCACTGTTCTTAATCTTTCCGCTTTTTTCTGGGACCAACGTGCCAGCTCGTGTGCGCGTGGCTTTGGCAGCGATTCTGGCCTTGTTGGTGGCGCCAGGGGTCGCGAATCCCGTGGACCCGGCAAATCTTCAGTTGCTGCAGTTGGTGGTTCTGTTTCTTGGGGAGATCACCCTTGGGTTATTCATGGGTTACATATGCCGGTTCGTCTTCTATGCCGTGCAGTTGGCCGGCCATTTCATATCAACCGAGATCGGCCTCCAGACTTCCACGGTCATCACCCCGACGGATTCTGTGCCAGTGGACGTTCCGGCGGCGGTACTGAACTTGCTCGCCATGATGCTGTTCCTTAGTTTGGACATGCATCATATAATGATTATGGCATTCCAGCAGACTTACGCCATTTTGCCCATCGGTGGCGGTAGGTTGAGCGATGCATTATTTGACAACGTCACCCTGCGGATAGGTAAAATTTTCATCCTGGCTGTTCTGATAGCGGCGCCGCTCATGGCAATCGGCTTCCTGGTTAGCGTCGTCCTGATGATGTTGGGACGCGCCGTCCCGCAAATGAACATCTTCTTCGAGAGCTTCACCATCCGGTTGCTGGCTGGGATGGTGGTCTTCGGATTTACACTGAACCTGACCGCGCAGCATGTCGCGAATTTTCTCAGAAAAGTGCCCCAGGACATCTTTGAGGTCGGCAGATTGGTAGGAGGATAA
- the fliP gene encoding flagellar type III secretion system pore protein FliP (The bacterial flagellar biogenesis protein FliP forms a type III secretion system (T3SS)-type pore required for flagellar assembly.) — protein MQYRRLPIWVEPGLSESDATQSPGRAPGLRRTLFSTVAVVSLILTFLWLGEGSVFAQARTNSTTGYNLNLGFNLPNQPRDVDIAIRILFTLTLLTLAPSLVMLMTSFTRIVIVFSFLRTALSLQGTPSSQLLIGFSLFLTYFIMAPTYQRINEDALQPYSAGQITSQQAFERASGHMRNFMLAQARPKDVEVFVGLARMGPTPPDQLPMRVIIPGFILSELRTGFQMGFLLFIPFILIDFVVAIVLMSLGLMMLPPAFISLPLKLLLFVLVDGWTLLVRSLADSFKV, from the coding sequence ATGCAGTATCGGCGCCTCCCGATTTGGGTCGAACCTGGTTTGTCGGAAAGCGATGCCACTCAGTCGCCGGGCCGCGCTCCGGGGCTGCGACGGACGCTCTTCAGTACCGTGGCGGTCGTGAGCTTAATCCTGACGTTCCTGTGGCTGGGCGAAGGGTCTGTCTTTGCTCAAGCCAGAACCAATTCGACGACGGGCTACAACCTGAACCTCGGGTTCAACCTCCCGAACCAGCCCCGCGACGTAGATATTGCGATTCGGATTCTCTTCACCCTCACATTGCTGACGCTGGCCCCGTCGCTTGTGATGTTGATGACGAGTTTCACCCGGATCGTCATCGTTTTTTCGTTTTTGCGGACTGCGCTTTCGCTGCAGGGAACGCCTTCGAGTCAATTGCTAATTGGGTTCTCGCTGTTCTTGACCTACTTCATCATGGCGCCCACCTATCAGAGGATAAACGAAGACGCGCTTCAGCCTTATTCAGCGGGCCAGATCACGAGTCAGCAAGCGTTTGAACGGGCCTCCGGTCACATGCGGAATTTCATGCTGGCGCAGGCGCGGCCCAAGGATGTGGAGGTGTTTGTGGGACTGGCCAGGATGGGGCCGACTCCGCCGGACCAACTGCCCATGCGCGTCATCATTCCCGGATTCATCTTGAGCGAGCTGCGCACTGGCTTTCAGATGGGCTTCCTGCTGTTTATCCCATTCATTCTGATCGATTTCGTGGTGGCGATCGTGCTGATGAGCCTGGGGTTGATGATGTTGCCGCCCGCCTTCATTTCGCTGCCCTTGAAGCTGCTGCTGTTCGTGCTGGTGGATGGCTGGACGCTTCTCGTTCGGTCGCTGGCAGATAGCTTCAAGGTCTAG
- the fliQ gene encoding flagellar type III secretion system protein FliQ codes for MTPDYTVELLRKLLGQAVVVATPFLLTALLVGLLISLFQTITSIQEQTLTFVPKALAVVALLFIILPWLIRTLMDFTAGMIGMLPKMVM; via the coding sequence ATGACGCCTGATTACACGGTGGAATTGCTGCGAAAGCTGCTCGGCCAAGCGGTCGTGGTGGCAACGCCTTTCCTGCTGACTGCGTTGCTGGTGGGCCTTCTGATCAGCTTGTTTCAGACGATTACCTCAATTCAGGAACAGACTCTGACTTTTGTGCCCAAAGCGCTGGCTGTGGTCGCTCTCTTGTTCATCATCCTGCCGTGGCTGATCCGGACTTTGATGGATTTCACGGCTGGGATGATAGGGATGCTGCCCAAAATGGTGATGTAG
- the flhA gene encoding flagellar biosynthesis protein FlhA: MANAAAIPVKKVWKYGDLGLVVFMFGTLLLLIQPVHPSILDLLLSLSIASALLILLVILYLKEPSEFTGFPTLLLIITLFRLGLNVASTRLILLDGYAGEIINAFGNYVVRGNYVVGTVVFLILTVINFIVITKGAGRIAEVAARFTLDALPGKQMSIDAELNAGLIKEDQARARRSALQQEADFYGAMDGASKFVRGDAVAAVLITLINVLGGFGIGVLQMGLPMVEALQRFTILSIGDGLVSQIPALITSTAAGILVTRAASKENLGQSLTRQLFFSPRSLAILSASLFALAIAPGMPTVPFMVLAGVFAAMYQVLRRSGLTTAVDVAPAPSGVVSEDAGAKPGSAGQPAKAGASAEKLESLLSVDTLQIELGYGLVSMADVRKGGDLLERVTGVRRNFVQEMGFIIPPIRLRDNLQLGPNEYRLLLRGHMIAKGEVMPGHLLAMNTANSKAVLPGIPTTEPVFQLPAIWIKEVDRRNAEVAGFTVVDPASVLVTHLSETIKRSCHQILSRQDVQVLLENLKQSNPALINELVPALLNTGQIQRILQNLLAEAVSIRNLVGILEKVADYAAITKNPDELSEQARRALRSQIVKPYQSDQGGIQTITMDPWLEEEIAKGLRQSPNETLLFMEPKLAQHVTYHLSKLVQPMIAEGRPPVVICSGAVRLGLRRFFAANFPEVAFLAYEELPPRLEIQSIGSIPSPA; the protein is encoded by the coding sequence ATGGCGAACGCCGCAGCCATTCCAGTTAAGAAGGTCTGGAAATATGGAGACCTGGGTCTTGTGGTCTTCATGTTCGGGACGCTGCTCCTGCTCATTCAGCCGGTTCATCCGTCGATTCTGGATCTGTTGCTGAGCCTGAGCATCGCGTCCGCTTTGTTGATTCTGCTGGTGATTCTGTATCTGAAAGAGCCTTCCGAATTCACGGGCTTTCCAACCCTCCTGCTCATCATCACCCTGTTCCGTTTGGGCCTGAACGTCGCCTCAACCCGCTTGATCCTGCTCGACGGTTACGCCGGAGAAATCATCAACGCGTTTGGCAACTATGTCGTGCGCGGGAATTACGTCGTGGGAACCGTCGTCTTCCTCATCCTCACCGTGATCAATTTCATCGTGATCACCAAGGGCGCTGGCCGTATCGCGGAAGTCGCAGCGCGCTTCACGTTGGATGCGCTGCCCGGCAAACAAATGTCCATCGACGCCGAACTGAACGCGGGTTTGATTAAAGAAGACCAAGCGCGCGCGCGGCGTTCGGCGCTGCAGCAGGAAGCCGATTTTTACGGAGCGATGGACGGCGCCAGCAAGTTCGTGCGCGGAGACGCGGTTGCGGCGGTCCTGATCACTCTGATCAACGTGCTCGGCGGCTTCGGGATTGGCGTGCTCCAAATGGGCCTGCCGATGGTCGAAGCGCTGCAGCGGTTTACGATTCTGTCCATCGGGGACGGTCTGGTGTCCCAGATCCCCGCGCTCATTACTTCTACGGCTGCCGGTATTCTCGTGACACGGGCCGCCTCGAAAGAAAACCTGGGACAAAGCCTGACCCGCCAGTTGTTTTTCTCGCCGAGATCCCTGGCCATCTTGTCAGCCTCCTTGTTCGCGCTCGCGATCGCGCCTGGAATGCCGACGGTTCCGTTCATGGTCTTGGCGGGCGTTTTCGCGGCGATGTATCAAGTCCTGAGGCGGAGCGGCCTCACCACGGCAGTCGATGTGGCGCCTGCTCCATCCGGCGTGGTGTCCGAGGATGCAGGCGCGAAACCGGGCAGTGCAGGCCAACCCGCGAAAGCGGGGGCGTCGGCGGAGAAATTGGAGTCGCTGCTCAGCGTGGACACGCTGCAAATCGAGTTGGGCTATGGATTGGTCTCCATGGCAGATGTTCGGAAGGGAGGCGATTTGCTGGAGCGCGTCACGGGCGTGCGACGCAACTTCGTTCAGGAAATGGGCTTTATCATCCCGCCGATCCGGCTCAGGGATAACCTTCAATTGGGCCCGAATGAGTACCGGTTGCTCTTGAGAGGCCATATGATCGCCAAGGGCGAAGTGATGCCTGGCCATCTCCTGGCCATGAACACCGCGAACAGCAAGGCCGTTTTGCCGGGTATTCCGACGACCGAGCCGGTGTTCCAGCTTCCCGCGATCTGGATCAAAGAGGTGGATCGCCGCAACGCCGAAGTGGCCGGCTTCACGGTGGTGGATCCAGCGTCCGTTCTCGTGACGCATCTGAGCGAAACCATTAAGCGAAGCTGCCATCAGATCTTGAGCCGGCAAGACGTGCAAGTGCTCCTGGAGAATCTGAAGCAAAGCAATCCGGCACTCATCAACGAATTGGTCCCGGCCCTGTTGAACACCGGCCAAATCCAACGAATACTCCAGAATTTGTTGGCCGAGGCCGTTTCGATCCGCAACCTGGTGGGAATTCTAGAGAAGGTCGCAGATTATGCCGCCATCACCAAGAATCCCGACGAGCTTTCCGAGCAAGCCCGCCGGGCATTGAGGTCGCAGATCGTGAAGCCGTATCAGAGCGACCAGGGCGGCATCCAAACCATCACGATGGATCCATGGCTTGAGGAGGAAATCGCCAAGGGCCTGCGCCAGTCTCCCAACGAAACGCTCCTCTTTATGGAGCCTAAACTCGCCCAGCACGTTACGTATCACCTCTCGAAACTTGTCCAACCGATGATCGCGGAGGGACGACCTCCTGTGGTGATTTGTTCTGGGGCGGTCCGGTTGGGATTGAGGCGGTTTTTCGCGGCAAATTTTCCAGAGGTCGCATTTCTTGCCTACGAGGAACTGCCGCCCAGATTGGAAATCCAGTCCATCGGCTCGATCCCTAGCCCGGCGTGA